One window from the genome of Leptospira johnsonii encodes:
- the cysE gene encoding serine O-acetyltransferase: MFENIKAIKKNDPAAKSYLEVILCYPGLHALWFHSLAHSLYQIKVPLFPRMINTFARFLTGVDIHPGAKIEPGIFIDHGQGVVIGETAEIAKGCLILQGVTLGGTGKESGKRHPTLKENVVVGAGAKILGNIVIEHNVRIGAGSVVLRDVPADCTVVGVPGKVVRSKVDFGKEGERMLDHGELPDPVARVFSILVEKIDTLQKEVNELYAKSNLKEKKSATRNEDDELNEFIHGGGI; the protein is encoded by the coding sequence TTGTTCGAGAATATCAAAGCGATTAAAAAAAACGACCCTGCCGCCAAATCCTATTTGGAAGTCATTTTATGTTATCCGGGTTTACACGCGCTTTGGTTCCATTCCCTGGCTCATTCTTTATATCAGATCAAAGTTCCTTTATTTCCCAGAATGATCAATACTTTCGCTCGATTTTTGACTGGGGTAGACATCCATCCGGGAGCAAAAATTGAACCTGGGATTTTCATAGATCATGGCCAAGGGGTTGTCATAGGAGAGACCGCAGAAATAGCAAAAGGGTGTTTGATCCTTCAAGGTGTGACCTTGGGCGGAACAGGTAAAGAAAGTGGCAAAAGACATCCCACCTTAAAAGAGAATGTGGTGGTGGGAGCAGGGGCAAAAATTCTAGGAAATATAGTAATAGAACATAATGTTCGGATCGGTGCCGGTTCCGTAGTACTTAGAGATGTTCCTGCTGATTGTACTGTTGTCGGTGTTCCTGGCAAAGTAGTCCGTTCCAAAGTGGATTTCGGAAAAGAAGGAGAAAGAATGCTGGATCACGGAGAACTCCCGGACCCGGTTGCAAGAGTTTTCTCCATTCTGGTCGAAAAGATAGACACCTTGCAAAAAGAAGTAAACGAACTTTACGCAAAATCCAATCTTAAAGAGAAAAAATCTGCCACAAGAAATGAAGACGATGAACTGAACGAGTTCATCCACGGCGGCGGGATTTAA
- a CDS encoding site-2 protease family protein, with translation MNRPTYGWNILLFVLTFFTLTFQDDIFKIPYLNYATISEIFRIRTPYSFSLLGILFCHEMGHYFAARYYGIKTTLPYFLPVPFSPVGTMGAVIRIKDPIANKIQLFDIGIWGPAMSLVLSIPCIVIGLYNSQLVSLAERAAILQAHPGLMDIHFGDSILTYVLSQKILGPFDSSLFTVEYNPLAFAGWVGLLITALNLLPFGQLDGGHVVYSLAGEGYRKWIYYLFSAFLLLSLWNYSWILWGLLIYYFIRVEHPFIPDASYPIGKFRKLFGWSMLLSFLFIFPISPITVVSSSGAKNSLGEDLWNILLEVFSK, from the coding sequence TTGAACAGACCGACTTACGGATGGAACATACTTCTTTTCGTTCTGACTTTTTTTACCTTAACCTTTCAGGACGATATTTTCAAGATTCCATATTTAAACTACGCGACAATTTCTGAGATCTTTCGGATCAGAACTCCTTATTCTTTTTCTCTTTTAGGAATTCTTTTTTGCCATGAGATGGGGCATTACTTCGCTGCCAGATATTATGGGATCAAGACAACTCTTCCCTACTTCTTACCGGTTCCATTTTCTCCTGTAGGAACGATGGGCGCTGTTATTCGTATTAAAGACCCTATCGCCAATAAAATCCAATTATTTGATATCGGGATTTGGGGACCTGCGATGAGTTTGGTACTTTCTATCCCTTGTATTGTGATCGGATTATATAATTCTCAATTAGTTTCCCTAGCAGAAAGAGCGGCGATATTGCAAGCTCACCCTGGACTAATGGATATTCATTTTGGAGACAGCATTCTCACTTACGTTTTGTCTCAGAAAATTTTAGGTCCTTTCGACTCTTCACTATTTACGGTCGAATACAATCCTCTGGCTTTTGCGGGCTGGGTAGGACTTCTGATCACTGCGTTAAATCTTTTACCTTTCGGACAATTGGATGGAGGACATGTTGTATATTCTTTAGCGGGAGAAGGTTACAGAAAGTGGATCTACTACTTGTTTTCCGCATTTCTTTTGCTCTCTCTTTGGAATTATTCGTGGATCCTATGGGGATTACTCATCTATTACTTTATCAGAGTAGAACATCCTTTTATCCCGGATGCTTCTTATCCAATAGGCAAATTTAGAAAGCTATTTGGCTGGAGTATGTTATTATCCTTCCTGTTTATTTTTCCGATCTCTCCGATCACTGTAGTATCCTCTTCCGGAGCAAAGAACAGTTTAGGAGAAGACCTCTGGAATATTCTACTCGAAGTATTTTCAAAATGA
- a CDS encoding Vgb family protein, which produces MRKPIIQIFILLFLIISLSIHSQEEGDVDIQLTESPYGLSYDGTNFWFADSKRRAIVRVDPSGRQEAFNLGIPFIAGLNFDPREGKLFVASKRVVLKVEPNTGGVTERIQVPIDKIGGIANFQNYLYILDSDTGKVSVYDKGTQSFFGGFLTDRSEPKDICFARDSLWITDSSDGNVYRYDPTSGKITGSIRSPSKDIRGITILGSRIYVVDRTSREVKKISFVETDRFLASGEATYLINVKIKFSLDEATLVGGVLGLLPPPTTEHQRIRNLKTKDPKFKGDMVMGVRALSKKLGIDDPKGSQTLEYHFEARTTNVRYYVLDDFLKKKEEIPTDLGAFTKNRVSVKEKAGNFFLDKIFDSRLFRSDWDGLKKSLLDSGLPVRPVKSLVFSGNSNPSFKDTLDIYIPSFGWVPLASVKPEKIESSRAYQKSEDMVDLYRSEAWAVLPSPILFKAKDSEIWKPLPAEIEITLLPKGTDLSSN; this is translated from the coding sequence ATGAGAAAACCGATCATTCAAATTTTCATCCTACTATTTCTGATAATTTCACTTTCTATCCATTCTCAAGAAGAAGGCGACGTAGATATACAGTTGACCGAGAGTCCCTACGGTCTTTCTTACGACGGAACAAATTTCTGGTTCGCAGATAGCAAAAGAAGAGCGATCGTTCGTGTGGATCCAAGCGGCAGGCAAGAAGCTTTCAATTTGGGAATTCCATTCATTGCGGGATTAAATTTCGATCCGAGAGAAGGGAAACTTTTTGTAGCTAGCAAAAGGGTCGTCCTAAAGGTAGAGCCGAATACAGGCGGAGTTACCGAAAGAATACAGGTCCCAATAGACAAGATAGGTGGGATCGCGAATTTCCAAAATTATCTGTATATCTTGGATTCGGACACGGGAAAGGTTTCCGTTTATGATAAGGGGACCCAAAGTTTTTTCGGCGGTTTCTTAACGGATAGATCGGAGCCAAAAGATATTTGTTTTGCAAGAGATAGTCTTTGGATCACAGACTCTTCCGATGGAAACGTATACAGATACGATCCTACTAGCGGAAAGATCACAGGTTCTATTCGTTCTCCTTCTAAAGACATCAGAGGGATCACAATTTTAGGAAGTCGGATCTATGTTGTAGATAGAACTAGCAGAGAAGTCAAGAAGATCTCATTTGTGGAAACGGATCGGTTTCTCGCTTCGGGAGAAGCGACTTATCTGATCAACGTAAAGATCAAATTTTCTTTGGATGAAGCTACGTTAGTAGGTGGAGTTTTGGGACTTCTTCCTCCCCCTACAACGGAACACCAAAGGATACGAAATCTAAAAACCAAAGATCCTAAATTTAAAGGGGATATGGTGATGGGAGTTCGGGCTCTTTCTAAAAAATTAGGAATAGATGATCCAAAAGGTTCCCAGACGCTAGAATATCATTTCGAAGCAAGAACGACTAACGTCAGATATTACGTCTTGGACGATTTTTTAAAGAAGAAGGAAGAGATCCCTACCGATCTAGGTGCTTTCACCAAAAATCGGGTCTCAGTAAAGGAAAAGGCAGGGAATTTTTTCTTGGATAAAATTTTCGACTCAAGATTATTCCGTTCCGATTGGGATGGTCTGAAAAAGTCTCTTCTGGATTCAGGTTTGCCTGTTCGTCCTGTGAAAAGTTTGGTGTTTTCCGGAAATTCGAACCCGTCTTTCAAGGATACTTTGGACATTTACATTCCGAGTTTTGGTTGGGTGCCTTTGGCCAGTGTAAAACCTGAGAAGATTGAATCTTCTCGCGCTTATCAAAAATCGGAAGATATGGTGGATCTGTATCGCAGCGAGGCTTGGGCCGTTTTACCTTCTCCTATTTTATTTAAGGCAAAGGATTCTGAAATTTGGAAACCTCTTCCTGCAGAGATAGAAATTACACTTCTTCCAAAAGGAACGGATCTTTCTTCTAACTGA
- a CDS encoding MATE family efflux transporter codes for MSLLLEKKFLTLTFYNIIANLTVPLTSFADVAVLGQLESHTFVAGVALSNVLFDYLFWGFSFLRMSTTGLTAQAEGNEDNKESFQILLRSLLLGAGIGVLILLTNSYLEEFGFSILEGEKEVKSAGGEYFKSRIISAPATLCNFVLTGWFLGRSKSATVLVATVIANVVNIGLNIWFILFLDWKAYGAGIATSISQYLMCAFFLGLLFKEKARFFQVYHEIRIFSLKGYTSLLSLNSDIMIRTLLLITTFSLFRNYSSGLGSETLAANAILHQLILVGAFWIDGAAIAMETVAGNLKGNNNSEGLRKILKMALLYGFGISFFFCALILLPSGFLFELFSKSKPVVALAKEYGYWIAPVLLLGSFAFIFDGFFLGISEGKTLRNSMIVSSIVFFFPIAYWGKIQNNNHILWLSLSSYMLGRTITLGIVAYKRFFLVRQESFS; via the coding sequence TTGAGTCTTCTCTTGGAAAAAAAATTTCTCACCCTTACTTTCTATAATATAATCGCGAATCTGACTGTTCCGCTGACGAGCTTCGCCGATGTTGCGGTTCTCGGTCAGTTAGAATCCCATACATTTGTGGCAGGAGTTGCACTTTCCAACGTACTATTCGATTATTTGTTCTGGGGATTTTCTTTTTTAAGAATGAGCACCACAGGATTAACAGCCCAGGCAGAAGGAAACGAAGACAATAAAGAATCCTTTCAGATACTTTTAAGATCCTTACTTCTAGGCGCCGGGATCGGTGTTCTTATCCTACTTACTAATAGTTATTTAGAGGAATTCGGATTTTCTATTTTAGAAGGGGAGAAAGAAGTAAAATCCGCAGGTGGAGAATATTTCAAATCTAGGATCATTAGTGCACCCGCAACACTTTGCAACTTCGTTCTTACAGGTTGGTTTTTAGGAAGATCCAAGAGTGCTACTGTATTGGTCGCAACTGTCATCGCAAACGTTGTCAATATAGGACTGAATATTTGGTTCATTCTATTTTTGGATTGGAAAGCGTACGGTGCAGGGATCGCAACTTCTATCAGCCAGTATTTAATGTGTGCATTCTTTCTTGGCTTATTATTCAAGGAGAAGGCTCGCTTTTTCCAAGTTTATCATGAGATCCGGATCTTTTCTCTCAAAGGATATACTTCTTTGCTTTCTCTGAATTCGGATATAATGATCCGAACCTTACTTTTGATCACTACGTTCAGTTTATTCCGAAATTACAGTTCCGGTTTAGGCTCCGAGACCTTGGCTGCAAATGCAATCCTCCACCAATTGATCTTGGTAGGAGCCTTTTGGATAGATGGTGCAGCAATCGCAATGGAAACAGTTGCCGGAAACCTAAAAGGAAATAACAACTCGGAAGGTTTGAGAAAGATCTTAAAGATGGCTCTTTTGTACGGATTCGGGATCTCTTTTTTCTTTTGCGCTTTGATCCTTCTTCCTTCCGGATTCTTATTCGAATTGTTCAGCAAGTCTAAACCGGTTGTAGCACTTGCAAAAGAATACGGTTATTGGATCGCGCCGGTCCTTCTTCTTGGATCTTTTGCATTCATATTCGATGGTTTCTTCTTAGGGATCTCGGAAGGAAAAACTCTAAGAAATTCGATGATCGTTAGTTCGATCGTATTTTTCTTTCCGATCGCTTACTGGGGAAAGATCCAAAACAACAATCATATTCTTTGGCTATCACTCTCTTCCTATATGTTAGGAAGAACGATCACTCTTGGAATCGTAGCTTACAAAAGATTTTTTTTGGTCCGACAAGAGTCTTTCAGTTAG
- a CDS encoding dicarboxylate/amino acid:cation symporter yields MSADSNRNFPNAIRFLPLEKLWFRVLLGLVSGLLAGLYLSPENSLVAQEYSKPIVSWLGLPGHFFLVLLQIIMIPLVFCSIVLGIHAGETLENLKSFGLKAFLYFVFTTILAVSIGMILASTIKPGSFVDPAGIPRVQVPNKVSETSGNVSIEKVPELILSVLPRNPFQTFANGDMLGVVLLALLVGIAILTIEQQSAAYVLPVFQAIFKTSMVFVQWAMKIAPFAVFGLIAQITAKIGLKVLLSLGVYFLTVLGGLVLVLIMYSIILVLVARKSPIWFFKQAGEVQLLAFSTSSSAAVLPFSLKTGIEKMGVSRKIAEFILPLGATVNMDGTALYQAVATVFLAQVYGIELTTTNLAFVLIATVVASIGTPSTPGLGIVILASILAGVGVPTEGIGIILGVDRILDMCRTTVNVTGDLVACNVFQSIEDKKRPST; encoded by the coding sequence ATGTCCGCCGACTCGAACCGAAACTTTCCGAATGCTATTCGTTTTCTTCCTTTAGAGAAACTCTGGTTTAGAGTTTTGTTAGGTTTGGTATCCGGACTTTTAGCAGGTCTTTACCTGAGTCCTGAAAATTCGTTGGTAGCCCAAGAATATTCCAAGCCTATCGTTTCTTGGTTAGGTCTTCCCGGCCATTTTTTCCTGGTCCTATTGCAAATCATCATGATCCCTTTGGTATTTTGTTCGATCGTTCTAGGGATACACGCAGGGGAAACTTTGGAGAATCTGAAAAGTTTCGGATTAAAAGCATTCTTATACTTTGTATTCACCACGATATTAGCAGTATCTATCGGAATGATCTTAGCAAGTACGATCAAACCAGGAAGTTTCGTAGATCCGGCCGGGATCCCAAGAGTGCAGGTCCCAAACAAAGTATCCGAGACTTCAGGTAATGTTTCTATAGAAAAAGTTCCCGAATTAATACTCTCTGTTCTCCCTAGAAACCCATTTCAAACATTTGCAAATGGAGATATGTTAGGAGTAGTGTTACTTGCTCTCTTAGTTGGGATCGCTATTCTTACTATAGAACAACAAAGTGCCGCATACGTTCTGCCTGTATTCCAAGCTATATTTAAAACCAGCATGGTATTTGTACAATGGGCAATGAAGATCGCACCTTTCGCAGTTTTTGGACTCATCGCACAGATCACTGCAAAGATAGGACTCAAAGTATTATTGAGCCTAGGAGTCTATTTTCTCACGGTACTCGGTGGATTAGTTTTAGTGCTGATCATGTATTCGATCATACTAGTTCTTGTCGCAAGAAAGAGTCCAATCTGGTTTTTTAAACAAGCGGGAGAAGTACAACTACTCGCATTCTCCACCTCTAGCTCTGCCGCGGTTCTTCCTTTTTCTCTAAAAACAGGAATAGAGAAGATGGGTGTCTCCCGAAAAATCGCAGAGTTCATTCTACCCTTGGGAGCCACTGTCAATATGGATGGGACTGCACTTTACCAAGCGGTAGCCACAGTATTCTTAGCCCAAGTCTATGGGATAGAATTAACGACGACTAATCTTGCATTTGTTCTCATAGCGACTGTAGTGGCTTCGATTGGAACTCCCAGCACTCCAGGACTTGGGATCGTGATCCTTGCATCTATTTTAGCAGGCGTAGGAGTTCCTACAGAAGGGATTGGTATTATCTTGGGAGTGGATCGTATTTTGGATATGTGCAGAACCACTGTAAATGTCACAGGAGACTTAGTTGCCTGCAATGTTTTCCAAAGTATTGAAGATAAGAAACGACCGAGTACTTGA
- a CDS encoding SpoIIE family protein phosphatase → MGLNPISWDLVLFNYYSFGSLLVTLTTIFLGIFFLTLKNRTIATTHLGIGFMLLGIFETGYFLAAFLYHPIAAYHRWMTGGFILFALTHFTQFLLRFPGNSNQRIARWVLIVEHSVAAITVSLFVYFTYISEKIYHFTAHHWDFNAFDASRYLAVVIGLFSIVGFIIVPSWRVVITKDKRRIALLMFNIGFLIAAIYPNISNILSRDGVMERSTYMTSNVILFLTAFSFLVIAFINNSAERTTFMVKIVGITLFTICLIMQALVYISSQEKDAEYDSLRMVNIERALENGVKSGDIEYAFHWDDSKESLNSSEYDPNKQLDLRLIEADLQNVTTYEEIRNLKEEGFRKSLNSVLDRTHTYFGGYKRFIQKLLEEKQDLSDAELKKLILENAEQWNKRAFVSTNRLEAIVGGSFCKKGRDFVKALGDSEFGFKEEIFSHWSEDCLWDGKDLDQAQIRSEVLRYFRYFKPSETRHYRRSQDGTGHYVAFMKFQPEKQQMSEVGFSYRLYRDFMHPTAVKQTGILLAVIFIVLALFPLFFKNSLVDPLNSLLSGVEKVNKGDLDVVVPVKVRDEIGFLADSFNAMVSSIKQARRELQDYAENLEEKVRERTREVQEKMEEVQRLKVQQDGDYFLTSLLAKPLFYNANKSKLVTTNFIIRQKKQFEFRGKHSDLGGDICVTGNLRLGRPDSFRRYTLSMNGDAMGKSMQGAGGALVMGVVMNSILARSAANNRILDVTPEQWLTEIYNEIHSVFKSFNGSMVISASLYLVEDETGKCWYFNAEHPYSVLYRDGKASFIEDGLTLRKLGLDSEFEFKVRSFQLKKGDIIILGSDGRDDVDLTPEETIRTINEDEMLFLRHVETARANLEDIETEIRKTGELTDDLSLLKIEFQGEPKNDEIEEIFESSDHIDKALNTDAVYEDAKKMYKTGRLDEALDLLKTGYMHDSANQRLNKLLGLLSFKGKDYSTAVEVLNNYLGTDPDLHEYWFYLSIANKKMGKYDQALTASLKLLEIDPNNISNTINLSDIYRLMEMYDKAEEYARKVLQKEPGNENAHKLIRLIERDR, encoded by the coding sequence ATGGGGTTAAATCCGATTTCTTGGGACCTAGTCCTTTTTAATTATTATTCGTTTGGAAGTTTATTGGTCACTTTGACCACCATATTCCTCGGGATTTTCTTTCTCACCCTAAAGAATAGGACCATAGCTACCACTCATCTTGGGATTGGCTTTATGCTATTAGGTATCTTCGAGACAGGATACTTTTTAGCAGCCTTCTTATACCATCCCATCGCAGCATATCACCGTTGGATGACCGGCGGATTCATTCTATTCGCGCTCACTCATTTCACACAGTTCTTACTTAGATTTCCCGGAAACAGCAACCAACGTATTGCAAGATGGGTCTTGATCGTAGAACATTCAGTTGCGGCGATCACTGTAAGTTTATTCGTATACTTCACCTATATTTCAGAGAAGATCTATCACTTCACTGCTCATCATTGGGACTTTAACGCATTCGATGCCAGCCGGTATTTGGCAGTAGTGATCGGACTATTCTCTATCGTAGGTTTTATAATCGTTCCTTCATGGAGAGTTGTGATCACCAAGGACAAGAGAAGGATCGCTCTTCTCATGTTCAATATTGGATTTTTGATCGCTGCAATCTATCCGAACATCTCGAATATTCTAAGTCGAGACGGAGTGATGGAACGTTCCACATACATGACTTCGAATGTCATTCTGTTTTTAACCGCTTTTTCATTCTTAGTCATCGCATTTATCAATAATAGTGCGGAACGTACGACCTTCATGGTTAAGATCGTTGGGATCACGCTATTCACAATTTGTTTGATCATGCAGGCATTGGTTTATATCTCCAGCCAAGAAAAAGACGCAGAATACGATAGCTTACGTATGGTGAATATCGAAAGGGCTCTGGAGAACGGTGTAAAGTCCGGAGATATAGAGTATGCTTTTCATTGGGATGATTCAAAGGAAAGTTTGAATTCTTCAGAGTATGATCCTAACAAGCAGTTGGACCTCAGACTGATAGAGGCAGACTTACAGAATGTTACGACCTACGAAGAGATCCGCAATCTAAAGGAAGAAGGATTTAGAAAATCTTTAAATTCCGTTCTGGATCGAACTCATACTTATTTCGGCGGTTATAAACGTTTTATCCAAAAATTATTGGAAGAAAAACAAGACCTCTCCGATGCAGAACTCAAAAAACTGATCTTAGAAAATGCAGAACAATGGAATAAACGTGCTTTCGTTTCTACGAACCGCCTCGAAGCGATCGTAGGAGGATCTTTCTGCAAGAAAGGAAGAGATTTCGTAAAAGCATTAGGAGATTCTGAGTTCGGCTTTAAGGAAGAAATTTTCTCCCATTGGTCCGAAGATTGTCTTTGGGATGGAAAAGACTTAGACCAAGCGCAGATCCGTTCCGAAGTTCTAAGATATTTCAGATATTTTAAACCAAGTGAAACCCGTCACTACAGAAGAAGCCAAGATGGAACAGGGCATTACGTTGCCTTCATGAAATTCCAACCTGAAAAACAGCAAATGAGTGAGGTTGGATTCTCTTATAGATTGTATAGAGACTTCATGCATCCAACCGCGGTGAAACAGACAGGGATCTTGTTGGCTGTGATCTTTATAGTTCTAGCATTATTCCCTCTCTTCTTCAAGAACAGCTTAGTGGATCCATTGAATAGCCTTCTTTCCGGGGTGGAGAAGGTAAACAAAGGAGATCTGGACGTAGTGGTTCCTGTTAAGGTTCGAGACGAGATCGGATTCTTGGCGGACTCATTCAACGCGATGGTTTCTTCTATTAAGCAAGCCAGAAGAGAACTTCAAGACTACGCTGAAAACCTGGAAGAAAAAGTTCGTGAAAGAACTAGAGAAGTTCAGGAGAAGATGGAAGAAGTCCAACGACTCAAAGTACAACAGGACGGAGACTATTTCTTAACCTCTTTATTGGCAAAACCTCTCTTCTATAACGCGAACAAATCAAAATTGGTTACTACTAATTTTATCATTCGCCAAAAGAAACAGTTCGAGTTCAGAGGAAAACATTCCGATCTGGGCGGAGATATCTGTGTAACCGGAAATCTTAGACTAGGACGCCCGGATTCATTCAGACGTTATACTCTTTCCATGAACGGGGACGCCATGGGGAAATCCATGCAGGGAGCCGGTGGTGCGTTGGTGATGGGAGTTGTGATGAACTCCATTCTTGCTCGCTCCGCCGCAAACAACAGGATTTTGGATGTAACACCAGAGCAATGGTTAACTGAAATTTATAACGAGATCCATTCCGTATTCAAATCATTCAACGGATCGATGGTGATCTCTGCTTCTCTTTATCTCGTAGAAGATGAAACCGGGAAATGTTGGTACTTCAATGCGGAGCACCCTTACTCGGTATTGTATAGAGATGGAAAGGCTAGTTTTATCGAGGATGGACTTACTCTTAGAAAATTAGGTCTGGATTCGGAATTCGAATTTAAAGTACGAAGTTTCCAACTTAAAAAAGGTGATATTATCATCCTTGGCTCCGACGGTAGGGACGACGTGGACCTAACTCCAGAAGAGACGATCCGTACGATTAACGAAGATGAGATGTTGTTCCTTCGTCATGTGGAGACTGCAAGAGCAAATCTGGAAGATATAGAAACTGAGATCCGTAAAACAGGAGAACTCACAGACGATCTTTCTCTTCTCAAGATTGAGTTCCAGGGAGAACCTAAGAATGACGAGATCGAAGAAATTTTCGAATCTTCTGATCATATCGACAAAGCATTAAATACCGATGCGGTTTACGAAGATGCCAAGAAGATGTACAAAACCGGACGCTTGGACGAAGCATTAGACCTTCTAAAAACAGGATATATGCACGATAGTGCCAACCAAAGATTGAACAAACTTTTGGGACTTCTTAGCTTTAAAGGTAAAGATTATAGTACAGCGGTAGAAGTTTTGAATAACTATCTTGGAACGGATCCGGATCTTCACGAGTATTGGTTCTATCTTTCCATCGCTAACAAAAAGATGGGTAAGTATGACCAGGCTTTGACTGCGAGCTTGAAACTTTTGGAAATCGATCCTAACAATATTTCCAATACGATCAACCTATCCGATATTTATCGACTCATGGAAATGTACGATAAAGCGGAAGAATACGCTCGAAAAGTTTTACAAAAAGAACCGGGGAACGAAAACGCTCATAAACTGATCCGTTTGATAGAGAGAGACCGTTGA